CTGACCACATCAACATGTCCGTTGAATACTATGGTTTTATCTCCCGCGCCAATCTCACAGACGAGCATTTTATATCCATTATTCTCAATCAAATTTGGCTTTAATTCATGCTCAATAAGCCATTGCTTGCAAAACTCTACTGCCTGATTGGCACCTTCCTTTGTGGAGCTGTCAATCAGGATCAATTCCTTTAATAATTCCTTCATTGTTCAAACACTCCTTGAAAAAGGTTATACAGTACAATACCACTGGCAGTGGAGTTCAATCGTTAATGTAAATAGTACCAATTTACTTAGAATAATTCCTTAATTATTTTTGAGAAATCACTAATTTGTTGCTAGTCCATTCGAATCAAATTTAGAGACTCGAAGAAAATTTCCCAATATATAACTTTATTAAAATAGTTTTATTTACACTTACATTTGAGGTGAAAACAGGAAGAATGATGCAGTTTCTTTTTAAAATTAAGGTTTTCAGGCAAAAAAAGGCTAATTTTATAGATAAATATTACTATATTTTAAAAATTTACAATATTTTAAAACCTTGCTACAATTCGAATCAGAGTCTTCAGAAAATATGGAAATTCGAATCTAGGAAAATAGCAGGGGGTTATTTTTTTGAAGAAGAAGAGTTCGTTAAAGGTTCTTTCTAGCGTGGCGGCAAGTGCTGTCTTCGCTTCAACTTTATTTGCGGGATCATTTGCTGGACCAACTGCAGCTCCTAAGAGTGTGGCAGCTGCGACAGCTCCTGTATCTGCACCGATAGACTTGAACATTGTTGACCAGGATCGCCTGGCCAAAGCATTGCAGGAGCGCGGCCTGATTGCAAAAGGTGCTTCACAGGAAGAAGTCAACAAAGCGGTAACAGACTATATAAAGAAGAAGCAGGGCGCTAAAGCAGGCAAGACAGACAAGCACACTGCTGAAGATGAAATGGCCAAGAAGTCCAAGGACTTTTTGACAAAGCAAAAAGACAAGCTGACGAAGCAGCTTGACAAAGGGCATGAAAATTTTAAAAAGGGCAAGCCGACAGGTTATGCGAAAGTGGATTCTGCAAAGCAGGCTCCATACAATGGTGAAGTCAGAGAGGACAAGGTACTTGTTCTCTTAGCGGAATTCGCAGACTTCAAGCACAATAACATTGAGCAAGAAGAAGGCTATATGTACTCCGATGACTTCAGCCGTGAGCATTATGAAAAAATGCTGTTCGGTGACGAAGAGTTCACTTTGTTCAATGGTGAAAAAGTACAGACGTTCAAGCAATATTATGAAGAGCAATCTGGCGGAAGCTACACTGTAGATGGACATGTAACTGACTGGGTTACGGTACCTGGCAATGCTGCTGACTATGGTGATGACAATCCAGAAGGCGGACATGATAATTTAAATCCAAAGGGTCCCCGTGACTTCGTTAAAGATGCATTAGCAGCTGCAGTAGCTAATGGCACAGATCTTTCTGAATTTGACCAATTCGATTTATATGACCTTGATGGCGACGGCAACCAAAACGAGCCGGATGGCCTTGTTGACCACTTGATGGTTCTTCATGCTGGTGTCGGCCAGGAAGCTGGTGGCGGCAAGCTTGGTGACGATGCAATCTGGTCACACCGCTGGGTATTGAATGGTGTGTATAAGGTTCCTGGAACAGAAGGAAAAGCGCAAGTTCCTTATTGGGGCGGATCAATGGCTGCATACGATTACACAATCGAGCCTGAAGATGGCGCAGTTGGTGTATTCGCACACGAATTCGGCCATGACTTAGGTCTTCCAGATGAGTACGACACACAGTACACTGGACAAGGCGAGCCGGTAGCTTCTTGGTCCATCATGTCAGGCGGAAGCTGGAATGGAGCAGTAGCAGGTACAGAACCGACAAGCTTCTCTCCACAGAACAAGGAGTACTTCCAAAAGATCATGGGCGGCAACTGGGCTAACATTACGGAAGTAAACTATGAAGATATTGATGCAAATGGATTGACTGCGGTAATCGATCAGAGCGTAACTAAGTCAAAGAATAACGGCATCGTAAAAGTAAACCTTCCGAAGAAGAAGGTTCAGGGGATCAAGCCAGCATTCGGCGAGAAGTACTACTACAGCACAAAAGGTGATGACCTTCATACTGCTTTAGAAACACCTGTATTTGATCTTACAAATGCAACGAATGCAACTTTCGATTATAAAGCATGGTACGAAGTAGAATTTGATTATGACTATGTATTTGTAAATGCGGTAACTGAAGACGGCACAGAAGTTGAGTTGGATGTAATCGGTGATGAAAACACTGCTGGCGGCATGGAAACAACTCAAGGACAGTGGG
This window of the Mesobacillus jeotgali genome carries:
- a CDS encoding immune inhibitor A domain-containing protein yields the protein MKKKSSLKVLSSVAASAVFASTLFAGSFAGPTAAPKSVAAATAPVSAPIDLNIVDQDRLAKALQERGLIAKGASQEEVNKAVTDYIKKKQGAKAGKTDKHTAEDEMAKKSKDFLTKQKDKLTKQLDKGHENFKKGKPTGYAKVDSAKQAPYNGEVREDKVLVLLAEFADFKHNNIEQEEGYMYSDDFSREHYEKMLFGDEEFTLFNGEKVQTFKQYYEEQSGGSYTVDGHVTDWVTVPGNAADYGDDNPEGGHDNLNPKGPRDFVKDALAAAVANGTDLSEFDQFDLYDLDGDGNQNEPDGLVDHLMVLHAGVGQEAGGGKLGDDAIWSHRWVLNGVYKVPGTEGKAQVPYWGGSMAAYDYTIEPEDGAVGVFAHEFGHDLGLPDEYDTQYTGQGEPVASWSIMSGGSWNGAVAGTEPTSFSPQNKEYFQKIMGGNWANITEVNYEDIDANGLTAVIDQSVTKSKNNGIVKVNLPKKKVQGIKPAFGEKYYYSTKGDDLHTALETPVFDLTNATNATFDYKAWYEVEFDYDYVFVNAVTEDGTEVELDVIGDENTAGGMETTQGQWEDKSYDLSQFAGQKVKLTFDYVTDGGLAPEGFAMDNLSLTVDGAVAFSDDAEGTQQVTLNGFISSNGLFDKDHYYYLEWRNYAGADKGLIEGRGVKYNTGLVVWYGDDSFTDNWVGVHPGEGFIGVVDSHPEAIVGTLNGQDSVKSSTRYQISDAAFSLDKAPEWYVDSPSRGIFDYEGLPGVTTFDDSNKYINELIPDAGKKLPNYGLKFQVIGEAKDNSAGAVWIHK